In one window of Halomarina pelagica DNA:
- a CDS encoding transcription initiation factor IIB: MTDTTIRRETSEREREREEGEREADEGELLCPECGGRLESDTEHGETVCADCGLVVEEDSIDRGPEWRAFDSAERDQKSRVGAPTTNMMHDKGLSTNIGWQDKDAYGNSLSSRQRAKMQRLRTWNERFRTRDSKERNLKQALGEIDRMASALGLPENVRETASVIYRRALNEDLLPGRSIEGVATSALYAAARQAGTPRSLDEITAVSRVDKDEIARTYRYVVRQLNLEIKPADPESYVPRFASDLDLSDEVERRARELLRNAKEQGIHSGKSPVGLAAAAIYAAALLSNEKVTQSQVSDVANISEVTIRNRYHELLEAEGNATSY, from the coding sequence ATGACAGATACCACTATCCGGCGGGAAACGAGCGAGCGCGAGCGTGAACGAGAGGAGGGTGAGCGCGAGGCGGACGAGGGGGAACTCCTCTGTCCCGAGTGCGGCGGTCGGTTGGAGTCGGACACGGAGCACGGCGAGACGGTCTGCGCGGACTGCGGTCTCGTCGTCGAGGAGGACAGCATCGACCGCGGCCCCGAGTGGCGCGCCTTCGACTCCGCCGAACGCGACCAGAAATCCCGCGTCGGCGCGCCCACCACCAACATGATGCACGACAAGGGCCTCTCGACCAACATCGGCTGGCAGGACAAAGACGCCTACGGCAACTCGCTCTCCTCGCGCCAGCGGGCGAAGATGCAGCGGTTGCGCACCTGGAACGAGCGCTTCCGCACGCGCGACTCGAAGGAGCGCAACCTCAAGCAGGCGCTCGGCGAGATCGACCGCATGGCCAGCGCCCTCGGCCTCCCCGAGAACGTCCGCGAGACCGCCAGCGTGATCTACCGTCGGGCGCTCAACGAGGACCTCCTGCCCGGTCGCTCCATCGAGGGCGTCGCCACCAGCGCGCTCTACGCCGCCGCCCGCCAGGCCGGCACCCCGCGCAGCCTCGACGAGATCACGGCCGTCTCGCGCGTCGACAAGGACGAGATCGCCCGCACCTACCGCTACGTCGTCCGCCAGTTGAACCTGGAGATCAAGCCGGCGGATCCGGAGAGCTACGTCCCGCGCTTCGCCAGCGACCTCGACCTCTCCGACGAGGTCGAACGCCGCGCCCGCGAACTGCTCCGGAACGCGAAGGAGCAGGGCATCCACTCCGGCAAGTCGCCGGTGGGGCTGGCGGCGGCGGCGATCTACGCGGCGGCGCTGCTCTCGAACGAGAAGGTCACCCAGAGCCAGGTCTCCGACGTCGCCAACATCTCCGAGGTCACCATCCGCAACCGGTACCACGAACTCCTCGAAGCCGAGGGGAACGCCACCTCGTACTGA